The genomic DNA CGGGCGTGAAGACGCAGCGGCTTGCCTTCCTGACCTTCGTCAACATGGGCGCGCTGGCCGCGCTCGCGGGCCTGGTGTTCGCGGCGCGGCTTAACACGGCCACGCCCAAGGCGGGCCTGGGCTTCGAGCTCGACGTGATCGCGGCCTGCTTCATCGGCGGCGCCTCGGCCTCGGGCGGCGTGGGCCGGGTGATGGGCGCGGTGATCGGTGCCTTCATCATGGGCGTGATGAACAACGGCATGTCGATCCTGGGCATCGGCATCGACTACCAGCAGGTCATCAAGGGCCTGGTGCTGCTGGCGGCCGTGTTCCTCGACGTCTACAACAAGAACAAGTAGGCGCATGAGCCAGAGCGGCATCAGCCCCGTGCTTGAACTGCGGGGCATCCACAAGCAGTTCGGCGGCATCCCGGTGCTGCGCGACGTGCAACTGCGGCTGTACCCCGGCGAAATCCATGCGCTGATGGGGCAGAACGGCGCGGGCAAGTCGACGCTCATCAAGGTGCTCACGGGGGTTCTTCCGTCGAGCGGCGGCGAGATGCACCTCGAGGGAAAGCCCATTCATCCCGCCTCGCCGCTGGAGGCGCAGAAGCTCGGCATCAGCACGGTCTACCAGGAGGTCAACCTGTGCCCGAACCTCTCGGTGGCCGAGAACGTGTTTGCGGGCCGTTATCCGCGCTGCGGCGCGGCGCAGGGTTTCCGCATCGACTGGGCGGCGGTGAACCGGCGCGCCGAAGAGCTGCTGGCGCGCATCGGCCTGGACATCGACGTGAGCCGGCTGCTGTCGAGCTATTCGGTCGCGGTGCAGCAGATGGTGGCCATTGCGCGCTCGCTGGGCGTGTCGTCGAAGGTGCTGATCCTCGACGAGCCGACCTCGAGCCTGGACGACGACGAGGTCGAGAAGCTGTTCGAGGTGCTGAGGCGCCTGCGCAGCGAAGGGCTCGCGATCGTCTTCGTGACGCACTTCTTCAACCAGATGTATGCGGTGTCGGACCGCATCACGGTGCTGCGCAACGGCAACTGGGTGGGCGAGTGGCGCGCCGCGGACCTCGGCCCGCAGGCATTGATTGCCGCGATGCTGGGGCGTGAGCTGGCAGCCCAGTCGGCCCGGCCCGCGGCGCTGCCGGCCTTCGATGAAGCCGCGCCCGCCTTGCTGCAGGCCGAGGGCCTGGGCCAATCGGGGCAGCTGCAGGCCACCGACCTGCGCGTGCGCGCGGGCGAGGTGGTCGGCATCGCGGGCCTGCTGGGCGCCGGCCGCACCGAGCTGGCGCGCCTGCTGTTCGGGCTCGAGGCGCCCGACCGCGGGGTGCTGAGCATCGATGGCCGTTCCGTCAGCTTCTCGAACCCCGCCGACGCCATCCGCGAAGGGCTCGCGCTGTGCCCCGAAGAGCGCAAGACCGATGGCATCGTGGCCGAGCTGTCGGTGCGCGAGAACATCGCACTTGCGCTGCAGGCGCGCCTCGGCGTGCGGCGCTTCCTGTCGCGTGCCGAGCAGACGGCGATCGCCGAGCGTTTCGTCGCGTCGCTGGGCATCAAGACCGCGAGCGTGGAAACCCCCATCGGCCTGCTCTCGGGCGGCAACCAGCAGAAAGCCATGATCGCGCGCTGGCTCGCGACCGAGCCGCGCCTGTTGATCCTCGACGAGCCCACGCGCGGCATCGACGTGGCGGCCAAGCAGGAAATCATGGAAGAGATCCTGCGGCTCGCGAAGGCGGGCATGGCGGTGATCTTCATCTCCTCGGAGATGAGCGAGGTGGTGCGCGTGGCGCATCGCATCGTGGTGCTGCGCGACCGAAAGAAGGTGGGCGAGCTGCCGGGCGGCTCGAGCGAGGACGAAGTCTACGAAATGATTGCGGCGGCATGAACCAGCGTGATGTCTTGTCTTTCTCCCTCCCCCGCTGGGGGAGGGCCGGGGTGGGGGCCAGCGGCCTTCACTGCCGCGCAGTGTTCGAGGCCGCGTGCCCCCATCCCAGCCTTCCCCCGGAAGGGGAAGGAGCAAGGCAGAAGACATGAAGCGCCTCTCGTCCCTGATGAGTCATCGCCTCGCCTGGCCCATCATCACATTGCTGCTGCTGCTCGCAGTCAACACCGCGTTCAATGCCAGCTTCCTGCACCTCGAATGGCGCGACGGCCATCTGTACGGCAGCCTGGTCGACATCCTGAACCGCGCGGCGCCGCTGGTGCTGGTGTCGCTGGGCATGACGCTGGTGATTGCCACGCGCGGCATCGATATTTCGGTGGGCGCAGTGGTGGCCATTGCGGCGGCCGTCGCGGCCTGGATGATCGGCGGATCGGTGGCGAGCGACGTGAGCCGCTTCCCGATGCCGCTTGCGATCCTCGCGGCGCTCGGCGTTGCGCTGCTCTGCGGCCTCTGGAACGGGATGCTGGTCGCCAAGGTCGGCATGCAGCCGATCATCGCCACCCTGATCCTCATGGTGGCCGGCCGCGGCGTC from Variovorax sp. V93 includes the following:
- a CDS encoding sugar ABC transporter ATP-binding protein, whose translation is MSQSGISPVLELRGIHKQFGGIPVLRDVQLRLYPGEIHALMGQNGAGKSTLIKVLTGVLPSSGGEMHLEGKPIHPASPLEAQKLGISTVYQEVNLCPNLSVAENVFAGRYPRCGAAQGFRIDWAAVNRRAEELLARIGLDIDVSRLLSSYSVAVQQMVAIARSLGVSSKVLILDEPTSSLDDDEVEKLFEVLRRLRSEGLAIVFVTHFFNQMYAVSDRITVLRNGNWVGEWRAADLGPQALIAAMLGRELAAQSARPAALPAFDEAAPALLQAEGLGQSGQLQATDLRVRAGEVVGIAGLLGAGRTELARLLFGLEAPDRGVLSIDGRSVSFSNPADAIREGLALCPEERKTDGIVAELSVRENIALALQARLGVRRFLSRAEQTAIAERFVASLGIKTASVETPIGLLSGGNQQKAMIARWLATEPRLLILDEPTRGIDVAAKQEIMEEILRLAKAGMAVIFISSEMSEVVRVAHRIVVLRDRKKVGELPGGSSEDEVYEMIAAA